One Ferribacterium limneticum genomic window, ACGGCAAGGCTTCGATTGCCCCGGGCGACGTGGTACTCGGTCTGGCTTCCTCGGGCGCCCACTCCAACGGCTACTCGCTGGTCCGCAAGATCATCGAGCGTTCCAACCCGGACATGAACGCCAAGTTTGACGGCGAGCGGACTCTGGCTGATGTCGTCATGGCGCCGACCCGCATCTACGTCAAGCAAGTGCTGGCGACCATGGAAAAGGTCACCATCAAGGGCATGGCCCACATCACCGGCGGCGGCCTGCTTGAAAACGTGCCGCGCGTCCTGCCGGAAAACACCGTCGCCGAGCTGGAAAAGGCCGCCTGGCCGCGTCCCAAGCTGTTCGACTGGATGCAGGCCGAAGGCAATGTGGCCGAGAATGAAATGCACCGCGTCTTCAACTGCGGTATCGGCTTGGTTATCGTCGTTGCCGCGGCCGACGCCGATGCCGCCATGGCAGAACTCAAGGCGCAGGGCGAGGCGGTTTATCGCATCGGGAAGATCCGGGCGCGCTCGGGTGACGAAGCGCAGACTATTGTGGTCTAAATGGCCGTGGCGGGTCGCGGCGATGTTCGTCTGCGGCCTGTTCCTGCTGAATGTCTCGTCGACCGTCTGGGCGGCGAGCCAGAAGCCGTCACACAAGGCGGCTGCAACCAGACATGTCAAGAAGGCAGTGCGGCATTCGCCGCGCCAGGCCGAGTTGGCCCCCGCATTCGGGGCGGCCGATCTGCTCGAGGACGGCGTACCCGGCCTGCGCGGCCACGCCAGTTTTTACGGCC contains:
- the purM gene encoding phosphoribosylformylglycinamidine cyclo-ligase; protein product: MTQNTSLSYRDAGVDIDAGDALVERIKPLAKKTLREGVLGGIGGFGALFEVPKRYKEPVLVSGTDGVGTKLRLAFDLNRHDTVGQDLVAMSVNDILVLGAESLFFLDYFACGKLDVDTAAAVVGGIAKGCELAGCALIGGETAEMPGMYPAGEYDLAGFAVGVVEKSKAIDGKASIAPGDVVLGLASSGAHSNGYSLVRKIIERSNPDMNAKFDGERTLADVVMAPTRIYVKQVLATMEKVTIKGMAHITGGGLLENVPRVLPENTVAELEKAAWPRPKLFDWMQAEGNVAENEMHRVFNCGIGLVIVVAAADADAAMAELKAQGEAVYRIGKIRARSGDEAQTIVV